One region of Catenuloplanes indicus genomic DNA includes:
- a CDS encoding homoserine dehydrogenase: MTRKTVRLALSGLGAIGGSLLRLIADGAQGTYSPRGTALDLRVVAAVDSSGAIADAAGIDPAPLAAHKAAGGRAVDLPGVTVAGRTVADLLAAGVEFDLLVEAGPGDLETGGAGLAAVRAARAAGLPVVLAAKAPLVLAWDELTGPGPAVAYSACVGGALPTVTLLRATLTSARASKIEAALNGTSVYVLSLIEDGLSPADAVARAQATGIAEPDPSFDLDGWDAACKLVILANATLGAHARLTDVDRTGITDVTRDDLLRARATGHRIVPVGTAVPNGTGWRLTVAPVALPADHPLARMDPEEMGVVVHTDVAGRLCATTREPDAVPSAAAVLRDILTTAG; the protein is encoded by the coding sequence ATGACCCGCAAGACGGTACGGCTCGCGCTCAGCGGCCTCGGCGCGATCGGCGGCTCGCTGCTGCGCCTGATCGCCGACGGCGCACAGGGCACCTACTCACCGCGCGGTACCGCGCTGGACCTGCGCGTCGTCGCCGCGGTCGACTCGTCCGGCGCGATCGCCGACGCCGCCGGCATCGACCCCGCGCCCCTCGCCGCGCACAAGGCCGCCGGTGGCCGCGCCGTCGACCTGCCCGGCGTGACCGTGGCCGGCCGCACGGTGGCGGACCTGCTCGCCGCCGGCGTCGAGTTCGATCTGCTGGTCGAGGCCGGCCCCGGCGACCTGGAGACCGGCGGCGCCGGCCTGGCCGCGGTCCGCGCCGCCCGCGCGGCCGGCCTCCCGGTCGTGCTGGCCGCGAAGGCCCCGCTCGTGCTCGCCTGGGACGAGCTGACCGGCCCCGGCCCGGCCGTCGCGTACAGCGCCTGCGTCGGCGGCGCGCTGCCGACCGTCACGCTGCTGCGCGCCACGCTCACGTCCGCGCGCGCGTCGAAGATCGAGGCCGCGCTGAACGGCACCAGCGTCTACGTGCTCAGCCTGATCGAGGACGGTCTCTCCCCCGCGGACGCGGTCGCGCGCGCTCAGGCCACCGGCATCGCCGAGCCCGACCCGTCGTTCGACCTGGACGGCTGGGACGCCGCCTGCAAGCTCGTCATCCTCGCCAACGCCACGCTCGGCGCCCACGCCCGCCTGACCGACGTGGACCGCACCGGCATCACCGACGTCACCCGCGACGACCTGCTCCGTGCCCGTGCCACCGGCCACCGGATCGTCCCGGTCGGCACCGCGGTCCCGAACGGCACCGGCTGGCGGCTCACGGTCGCACCGGTCGCGCTGCCCGCCGACCACCCGCTGGCCCGGATGGACCCGGAGGAGATGGGCGTCGTCGTGCACACCGACGTCGCCGGCCGCCTCTGCGCCACCACCCGGGAGCCCGACGCCGTCCCGTCCGCCGCCGCGGTCCTCCGCGACATCCTCACCACGGCGGGCTGA
- a CDS encoding class I SAM-dependent methyltransferase, with translation MARTGHEWRAEPYRAANAGQVRAALKALAKAGLPRDGRFADVGCGSGEVAEAMARRGLTVDACDISESMVDATRARCAALPVTVARQDARRLSLPSGAYAVVHSSWMLHWLDNPAHTVRTMARAVAPGGTLVLQYSAGQPRADGFALRDTLRAVADRPAWRDRLTDAPIMFHQHPAADVSLLLAAEGLAVSPVEPVAQDLGAGDLDRLRAALRAATFAAQAEVLGDDTDAFIDECLAALTAAGALDPHNVCIVARRPPL, from the coding sequence ATGGCACGGACCGGGCACGAGTGGCGGGCGGAACCGTACCGGGCGGCGAACGCGGGACAGGTGCGCGCCGCGCTCAAGGCGCTGGCCAAGGCCGGGCTGCCGCGCGACGGCCGGTTCGCGGACGTCGGCTGCGGGTCGGGCGAGGTCGCGGAGGCGATGGCGCGGCGCGGGCTCACCGTCGACGCGTGCGACATCAGCGAGTCCATGGTGGACGCGACCCGCGCGCGGTGCGCGGCGCTGCCGGTCACCGTGGCACGGCAGGACGCGCGGCGGCTGTCGCTGCCGTCCGGGGCATATGCCGTGGTCCACTCGTCGTGGATGCTGCACTGGCTGGACAACCCCGCTCACACGGTACGGACGATGGCGCGCGCGGTCGCGCCCGGCGGCACGCTGGTCCTGCAGTACAGCGCGGGCCAGCCGCGCGCGGACGGGTTCGCGCTGCGGGACACGCTGCGCGCGGTCGCGGACCGGCCGGCCTGGCGGGACCGGTTGACGGACGCGCCGATCATGTTCCACCAGCACCCGGCGGCCGACGTGTCGCTGCTGCTGGCCGCGGAGGGGCTGGCCGTCTCACCGGTCGAGCCGGTCGCGCAGGACCTCGGCGCCGGTGACCTGGACCGGCTGCGGGCGGCGCTGCGCGCGGCCACGTTCGCGGCGCAGGCCGAGGTGCTCGGCGACGACACCGACGCGTTCATCGACGAGTGCCTGGCCGCGCTGACGGCCGCCGGGGCGCTCGACCCGCACAACGTGTGCATCGTCGCCCGGCGGCCGCCGCTGTAG
- a CDS encoding metallophosphoesterase family protein, with protein sequence MSTPGLYAVSDLHVTYPENRAIAESLHPVTPDDWLIVAGDVAEKVTDIQRTLALLATRWSTVIWAPGNHELWTVRDDTVQLRGEERYRHLVEVARDLGVHTPEDPYPMWHGTAVAPLFVGYDYSWRLPGLTTKEDSLRNAEAAGVVCTDEFLLHPDPHPSRDAWCADRARITAARLAALPPDVPTVLANHYPLVREPTDILWKPEFAQWCGTTRTADWHLRFRATVMVYGHLHIPRTTWHDGVRFEEVSLGYPREWRHRGTTAPSPVRRILPA encoded by the coding sequence ATGAGTACGCCAGGCTTGTACGCGGTCAGCGACCTCCACGTCACCTACCCCGAGAACCGCGCGATCGCCGAGTCGCTGCACCCGGTCACGCCGGACGACTGGCTGATCGTGGCCGGCGACGTCGCCGAGAAGGTCACCGACATCCAGCGGACGCTGGCCCTGCTGGCCACCCGCTGGTCCACCGTGATCTGGGCCCCCGGCAACCACGAACTGTGGACGGTCCGCGACGACACCGTCCAGCTGCGCGGCGAGGAACGCTACCGCCACCTGGTCGAGGTCGCCCGTGACCTGGGCGTCCACACGCCCGAGGACCCGTACCCGATGTGGCACGGCACGGCCGTCGCCCCACTGTTCGTCGGGTACGACTACTCGTGGCGGCTCCCCGGCCTGACCACGAAGGAGGACTCGCTGCGCAACGCCGAGGCCGCCGGCGTCGTCTGCACCGACGAGTTCCTGCTCCACCCCGACCCGCACCCGTCCCGCGACGCCTGGTGCGCCGACCGCGCCCGCATCACCGCCGCCCGCCTGGCCGCGCTTCCCCCCGACGTGCCCACCGTCCTGGCCAACCACTACCCCCTGGTCCGCGAGCCCACCGACATCCTGTGGAAGCCCGAGTTCGCCCAGTGGTGCGGCACCACCCGCACCGCCGACTGGCACCTCCGCTTCCGCGCCACCGTCATGGTCTACGGTCACCTGCACATCCCCCGCACCACCTGGCACGACGGCGTCCGCTTCGAGGAGGTCTCGCTCGGCTACCCCCGCGAGTGGCGCCACCGCGGCACCACCGCCCCGTCCCCCGTCCGCCGGATCCTCCCCGCATGA
- a CDS encoding 4'-phosphopantetheinyl transferase family protein encodes MIEQLLPPGVAWAESFRDEHCTLFPEEEATIARAVDKRRNEFTTARWCARRALATLGLPPSPIVPGDRGAPSWPPGVTGAITHCPGYRAAAVAHTPAVASIGIDAEPHAPLPDGVLDLVTLPTEREWIAHAPHGVHWDRLLFSAKESVYKAWFPVARRWLGFEEAHVTASPDGTFHAEILIDGPVKHFSGRWTTAEGLILTAIINTG; translated from the coding sequence ATGATCGAACAACTGCTGCCCCCCGGCGTGGCCTGGGCCGAGTCCTTCCGCGACGAACACTGCACCCTCTTCCCCGAGGAAGAGGCCACCATTGCCCGCGCCGTCGACAAACGCCGCAACGAGTTCACCACCGCCCGCTGGTGCGCCCGCCGCGCCCTCGCCACCCTCGGCCTGCCCCCGTCCCCGATCGTCCCCGGCGACCGCGGCGCCCCCAGCTGGCCCCCCGGCGTCACCGGCGCCATCACCCACTGCCCCGGCTACCGCGCCGCCGCCGTCGCCCACACTCCCGCCGTCGCCTCCATCGGCATCGACGCCGAACCCCACGCCCCCCTCCCCGACGGCGTCCTCGACCTGGTCACGCTCCCCACCGAACGCGAGTGGATCGCCCACGCACCCCACGGCGTCCACTGGGACCGCCTGCTGTTCAGCGCCAAGGAATCCGTCTACAAAGCCTGGTTCCCGGTGGCCCGCCGCTGGCTCGGCTTCGAGGAGGCACACGTCACCGCCTCCCCCGACGGCACCTTCCACGCGGAAATCCTCATCGACGGCCCGGTCAAGCATTTCTCCGGCCGCTGGACGACCGCCGAGGGCCTCATTCTGACCGCGATCATCAACACCGGATAG
- a CDS encoding PIG-L family deacetylase, giving the protein MTYTVVAFHAHPDDETLLTGGTLARAAAEGHRVVLVTATLGEAGLASDAVRLGERRRAELEAAAAALGCARVEVLGYRDSGLSAGDDRCFAAAPVGEVAERLAGILREERADVLIGYDARGGYGHPDHVQVHRAARAAARLAGTRVLLEATVDRDVLRPVLWLSAVAGRLLPRLPLGAAATVFTPRAELTHVVDVRGYLRQKRAALRAHGSQATGGRGIRTVALLAGLPGPLFALVAGREWFVEHGARGPGDDVFGSLRGPGAG; this is encoded by the coding sequence ATGACCTACACGGTGGTGGCGTTCCACGCCCACCCGGACGACGAGACGCTGCTGACCGGCGGCACACTGGCGCGCGCGGCGGCGGAGGGCCACCGGGTGGTCCTGGTGACCGCGACGCTGGGCGAGGCCGGCCTCGCGTCCGACGCGGTTCGGCTGGGTGAGCGGCGCCGCGCCGAACTGGAGGCGGCGGCGGCCGCGCTGGGGTGCGCGCGGGTGGAGGTACTCGGGTACCGGGACTCCGGGCTGTCGGCCGGCGACGACCGGTGTTTCGCGGCGGCTCCGGTCGGCGAGGTCGCCGAACGGCTCGCCGGCATCCTGCGGGAGGAACGCGCGGACGTGCTGATCGGGTACGACGCGCGCGGCGGCTACGGGCACCCCGATCATGTGCAGGTCCACCGGGCGGCGAGGGCCGCGGCGCGGCTCGCCGGGACACGAGTGCTGCTGGAGGCCACGGTGGACCGCGACGTGCTGCGGCCGGTGCTGTGGCTGTCGGCGGTGGCCGGGCGCCTGTTGCCGCGGCTGCCGTTGGGTGCGGCGGCAACGGTGTTCACCCCGCGTGCGGAGCTGACCCATGTGGTGGACGTGCGCGGCTACCTGCGACAGAAGCGCGCCGCGTTGCGCGCACACGGCAGTCAGGCGACCGGCGGGCGGGGCATCCGGACAGTGGCGCTGCTGGCGGGACTGCCGGGACCGTTGTTCGCGCTGGTGGCGGGCCGGGAGTGGTTCGTCGAGCACGGCGCGCGCGGGCCCGGCGACGACGTGTTCGGGTCGCTGCGTGGACCGGGAGCAGGCTGA
- a CDS encoding glycosyltransferase family 4 protein yields the protein MRIAHVTDVYLPRLGGVELQVRDLATRQATAGHTPFVITATPGGDPDTAIPAVRLGAPGVGPYRAIRDQDLCRVLREHRADAVHAHVSAFSPLAWSAARLAGVHGVPTVVSVHSMWHDVIPVMRWYARRRGAARWPVDWAAVSTAAAAAVREALDGTPVAVLPNGIDPAAWLAPPAPRDGVPTVVSVMRMVRRKRPRPLLRVLAALRHAHPGRFRAILVGDGPLLPRLRADVAAAGLAGQVRLTGALPRHDIRALLAAADLYVAPAHRESFGIAALEARCAGLPVVARRGSGVADFVEHGVDGWLVGSDAELISTVSGLLTAPGPLAEVARHNRAVVPRLHWDGVLAAAETRYAAAACLQEATRAPVVTA from the coding sequence ATGCGCATCGCCCACGTCACCGACGTCTACCTGCCCCGCCTCGGCGGCGTGGAACTCCAGGTCCGCGACCTCGCCACCCGGCAGGCGACGGCCGGGCACACCCCCTTCGTGATCACCGCGACGCCGGGGGGCGATCCGGACACGGCCATTCCGGCGGTACGTCTGGGAGCGCCCGGCGTCGGCCCGTACCGCGCGATCCGTGACCAGGACCTGTGCCGCGTGCTGCGCGAACACCGGGCCGACGCGGTGCACGCGCACGTGTCCGCGTTCTCGCCGCTCGCCTGGAGCGCGGCCCGGCTGGCCGGCGTGCACGGCGTACCCACGGTGGTCTCGGTCCACTCCATGTGGCACGACGTCATCCCGGTCATGCGCTGGTACGCACGCCGCCGCGGCGCCGCCCGCTGGCCGGTCGACTGGGCCGCGGTCAGCACGGCCGCGGCCGCGGCGGTCCGCGAGGCGCTGGACGGCACACCGGTCGCGGTACTGCCGAACGGCATCGACCCGGCGGCCTGGCTCGCCCCACCGGCGCCGCGTGACGGCGTGCCGACCGTGGTCAGCGTGATGCGGATGGTGCGCCGCAAACGGCCCCGGCCGCTGCTGCGGGTCCTGGCCGCGCTGCGGCACGCGCACCCCGGGCGGTTCCGGGCGATCCTGGTCGGCGACGGCCCGCTGCTGCCGCGACTGCGGGCGGACGTCGCCGCGGCCGGGCTGGCCGGGCAGGTGCGGCTGACCGGCGCGCTGCCGCGGCACGACATCCGGGCGCTGCTGGCGGCGGCGGACCTGTACGTCGCACCGGCACATCGCGAGTCGTTCGGCATCGCGGCGCTCGAGGCGCGGTGCGCGGGACTGCCGGTGGTCGCGCGGCGCGGTAGCGGCGTCGCGGACTTCGTCGAGCACGGGGTCGACGGGTGGCTGGTCGGGTCGGACGCGGAACTGATCTCCACGGTGTCCGGGCTGCTGACCGCGCCGGGTCCGCTGGCGGAGGTGGCGCGGCACAACCGGGCGGTCGTGCCGCGGTTGCACTGGGACGGTGTGCTGGCCGCGGCGGAGACGCGGTACGCGGCGGCGGCATGCCTGCAGGAGGCGACGCGCGCGCCGGTGGTGACGGCATGA
- a CDS encoding lysylphosphatidylglycerol synthase domain-containing protein, translating to MERTATSRRGRLRRLGLLLAAVLVVMWAAHHLGAAGASWTAAWATISEVGRWWLLLLGAVWLLGLWVHTFVLDASLPGLTHGRALTLNLSGSAIANLLPLGGVAGTVLNLTMIRGWGHTNRDFARFVVVSKVWDVAARLTLPAVAAVLLTVTGRLGPWPPWLGLTTLAAAAGALLTAASLGRARPLLRLVTAAERIARRSGTGWTSAAGALLDGVDHLVRRRWRALTAGMAGYCVLEGVLLWLCLTVVGVSVPVPVLLAGLAAARALTLAAVTPGGTGLVETGAVAVLIGLGTDATGALAGVLLFRAFVFAAEIPVGGIAILLWLATRRRRDHAAPS from the coding sequence ATGGAGCGCACCGCGACGTCGCGGCGAGGACGGCTGCGACGCCTCGGACTGCTGCTCGCCGCCGTGCTGGTCGTCATGTGGGCCGCGCACCACCTCGGCGCGGCCGGTGCGTCCTGGACCGCGGCCTGGGCCACGATCAGCGAGGTCGGCCGGTGGTGGCTGCTGCTGCTCGGCGCGGTCTGGCTGCTCGGCCTCTGGGTGCACACGTTCGTGCTGGACGCGTCGCTGCCCGGCCTGACCCACGGGCGCGCGCTCACGCTCAACCTCTCCGGCAGCGCGATCGCGAACCTGCTACCGCTCGGCGGCGTCGCCGGCACCGTCCTCAATCTCACCATGATCCGCGGATGGGGCCACACCAACCGGGACTTCGCCCGCTTCGTGGTCGTGTCGAAGGTCTGGGACGTCGCCGCCCGCCTGACCCTCCCCGCCGTCGCGGCCGTCCTGCTCACGGTCACCGGGCGGCTCGGCCCGTGGCCGCCGTGGCTCGGCCTGACCACGCTCGCCGCAGCCGCGGGTGCGCTGCTGACCGCCGCCTCGCTGGGCCGCGCCCGGCCGCTGCTGCGCCTGGTCACGGCCGCCGAACGGATCGCGCGCCGGTCCGGCACCGGCTGGACGTCCGCGGCCGGTGCGCTGCTGGACGGCGTCGACCACCTGGTCCGGCGGCGCTGGCGGGCACTCACGGCGGGCATGGCCGGCTACTGCGTACTCGAAGGGGTCCTGCTCTGGCTCTGCCTGACCGTGGTCGGCGTGAGCGTGCCGGTCCCGGTGCTGCTCGCCGGCCTCGCCGCGGCCCGCGCGCTCACGCTCGCCGCGGTCACACCCGGCGGCACCGGACTGGTCGAGACCGGCGCGGTCGCGGTGCTCATCGGCCTCGGCACGGACGCCACCGGCGCGCTCGCCGGTGTGCTGCTGTTCCGCGCGTTCGTCTTCGCCGCCGAGATCCCGGTCGGCGGCATCGCGATCCTGCTGTGGCTCGCCACCCGCCGCCGGCGGGACCACGCGGCACCGTCATGA
- a CDS encoding SDR family oxidoreductase: MPMNQYEIRDPRSQYPTPDQLTGGDQGEPGTTGEMPDKPDHGEETYQGSGRLTGRRAVITGGDSGIGRAVAIAFAREGADVLISYLPEEEEDAADTAALIEKAGRKAVRMPGDIRDEAHCAAIIDRAVSELGGVDILVNNAAFQMAQPGGIVDITTEQFDKVMKTNLYAMFWISRAAVPHMPAGSVIINTASIQAYQSSAPLLDYATTKGGIVAFTKALAEDLAEKGIRVNAVAPGPIWTPLIPATMPDGKVDSFGADTPLKRAGQPAELAPAYVYFASQESSYTTGEVLGVTGGKPVS, encoded by the coding sequence GTGCCCATGAACCAGTACGAGATCCGTGATCCACGCAGCCAGTACCCGACGCCGGACCAGCTCACCGGCGGCGACCAGGGCGAGCCCGGCACGACCGGCGAGATGCCGGACAAGCCGGACCACGGCGAGGAGACCTACCAGGGCAGCGGGCGGCTGACCGGGCGGCGCGCGGTGATCACCGGCGGCGACTCCGGCATCGGCCGCGCGGTGGCGATCGCCTTCGCCCGCGAGGGCGCCGACGTGCTGATCTCCTACCTCCCGGAGGAAGAGGAGGACGCGGCGGACACCGCGGCGCTGATCGAGAAGGCCGGCCGCAAGGCGGTCCGGATGCCCGGCGACATCCGCGACGAGGCGCACTGCGCCGCGATCATCGACCGGGCGGTGAGCGAGCTCGGCGGCGTCGACATCCTGGTCAACAACGCCGCGTTCCAGATGGCGCAGCCCGGCGGCATCGTCGACATCACCACCGAGCAGTTCGACAAGGTCATGAAGACCAACCTGTACGCGATGTTCTGGATCTCCCGGGCTGCGGTCCCGCACATGCCGGCCGGGTCGGTCATCATCAACACCGCGTCCATCCAGGCGTACCAGTCCTCCGCGCCGCTGCTCGACTACGCCACCACCAAGGGCGGCATCGTCGCGTTCACCAAGGCGCTCGCCGAGGACCTCGCGGAGAAGGGCATCCGGGTCAACGCGGTCGCGCCCGGGCCGATCTGGACGCCGCTGATCCCGGCCACCATGCCGGACGGCAAGGTGGACAGCTTCGGTGCGGACACCCCGCTCAAGCGCGCCGGGCAGCCCGCGGAGCTGGCGCCGGCCTATGTGTACTTCGCCAGCCAGGAGTCCAGCTACACCACCGGAGAGGTACTCGGTGTCACCGGCGGTAAGCCGGTGAGCTGA
- a CDS encoding STAS domain-containing protein yields MTGSFSVVKSEDGEGTIRLSISGDVDNDVAPALTDIIANAADQPGAGPIVVDLDRVSALTAAGIRALLEGREAAERCDRPYRIVNVHDETAGHALRVVGLADIAEQVTALQQRR; encoded by the coding sequence GTGACCGGTTCCTTCTCAGTGGTGAAGTCCGAGGACGGCGAGGGCACAATCCGCCTGTCGATCAGCGGCGACGTCGACAACGACGTCGCCCCGGCACTCACCGACATCATCGCCAACGCGGCGGACCAGCCCGGTGCCGGGCCGATCGTGGTCGACCTGGACCGGGTGTCCGCGTTGACCGCGGCCGGCATCCGCGCCCTCCTGGAGGGACGGGAAGCCGCCGAGCGGTGCGATCGTCCGTACCGGATCGTCAACGTCCACGACGAGACGGCCGGGCACGCACTGCGCGTCGTGGGGCTGGCCGACATAGCCGAACAGGTGACCGCGCTCCAGCAGCGACGGTGA
- a CDS encoding ATP-binding protein yields the protein MPPLSTEVDQIGTRTLVRLRGDLTLSSAPQVRLTLSKCLVDVPDALIVDLAGLRVREPVALSVFRTVAWQAAVWPGTPLLLCVPAPETARLLSGDGLGRLEVFPTAAAALTARAGRRMPTVGDTVLPAAGASRRARDLAEQACDRWNVPALGVPAALIAGELVTNAIVHARTMADLRVSLGRRFLLIIVRDGSPDRPRLDTGPADAPETGRGLRLVEAIARRWGVLPAPGGKVVWAGLPVDR from the coding sequence GTGCCGCCTCTCTCCACCGAGGTCGACCAGATCGGGACCAGGACCTTGGTCCGTCTGCGCGGCGACCTCACCCTGTCCAGCGCCCCGCAGGTGCGGCTGACGCTGTCGAAGTGCCTGGTCGACGTGCCGGACGCGCTGATCGTGGACCTGGCCGGGCTGCGCGTGCGCGAGCCGGTGGCGCTGTCCGTGTTCCGTACCGTGGCCTGGCAGGCGGCGGTGTGGCCGGGCACGCCGTTGCTGCTCTGCGTGCCCGCGCCGGAGACCGCGCGGCTGCTCTCCGGTGACGGGCTGGGCCGGCTGGAGGTCTTCCCGACCGCCGCGGCCGCGCTGACCGCGCGCGCGGGCCGCCGCATGCCGACGGTCGGCGACACCGTGCTGCCCGCGGCCGGGGCCAGCCGCCGCGCCCGGGACCTGGCCGAGCAGGCCTGCGACCGGTGGAACGTGCCCGCGCTCGGCGTCCCGGCCGCATTGATCGCGGGAGAGCTGGTCACGAACGCGATCGTGCACGCGCGGACCATGGCCGACCTGCGGGTGTCGCTCGGCCGCCGGTTCCTGCTGATCATCGTGCGGGACGGCTCGCCCGACCGGCCGCGTCTGGACACCGGGCCCGCGGACGCGCCGGAGACCGGTCGTGGCCTGCGGCTGGTCGAGGCGATCGCCCGGCGCTGGGGAGTGCTGCCGGCGCCGGGCGGCAAGGTGGTCTGGGCGGGCCTGCCGGTCGACCGGTGA
- a CDS encoding ABC transporter ATP-binding protein, which translates to MIEAAGVSWRYGAHPVIDGVSVAARPGRMLGLIGPNGSGKTTLLRLLYGALRSATGTVTVDGDRLGGLGSREAARRLAVVVQETGGETALTVGEMVLLGRGPHLGTFQRAGAADHAIAARCLARVGAAHLGTRAFAGLSGGERQRVLIARALAQQATHLLLDEPTNHLDIRYQHEILRLVRGLGTCAIVVLHDLNLAARYCDDLVLLGDGGVVAAGTTDEVLEPKILEPVYGIGVRRLELDGELHLLFHPNEEAT; encoded by the coding sequence ATGATCGAGGCGGCCGGGGTGTCCTGGCGCTACGGCGCGCACCCCGTCATCGACGGCGTCAGCGTGGCCGCGCGTCCCGGCCGGATGCTCGGGCTGATCGGCCCGAACGGCAGCGGCAAGACCACGCTGCTCCGGCTGCTCTACGGCGCGCTGCGCAGCGCCACCGGGACGGTCACCGTCGACGGCGACCGGCTCGGTGGCCTGGGCAGCCGGGAGGCGGCCCGGCGGCTGGCCGTGGTGGTGCAGGAGACCGGCGGCGAGACCGCGCTGACCGTGGGCGAGATGGTGCTGCTCGGCCGCGGCCCGCACCTCGGCACGTTCCAGCGGGCCGGCGCCGCCGACCACGCGATCGCGGCCCGCTGCCTGGCGCGGGTCGGCGCGGCGCACCTGGGCACGCGCGCGTTCGCCGGGCTGTCCGGCGGCGAGCGGCAGCGGGTGCTGATCGCCCGCGCGCTCGCCCAGCAGGCCACCCACCTGCTGCTCGACGAGCCCACGAACCACCTGGACATCCGCTACCAGCACGAGATCCTCCGGCTGGTCCGCGGGCTCGGGACCTGCGCGATCGTGGTGCTGCACGACCTCAACCTGGCCGCCCGCTACTGCGACGACCTGGTGCTGCTCGGCGACGGCGGCGTGGTCGCGGCCGGTACCACGGACGAGGTGCTGGAGCCGAAGATCCTCGAACCGGTCTACGGCATCGGCGTCCGCCGGCTGGAGCTCGACGGCGAACTCCACCTGCTCTTCCACCCGAACGAGGAGGCGACATGA
- a CDS encoding ABC transporter substrate-binding protein, which yields MKARLATILAATLLISGCGEGPDGTAAAGTPAGFPFTVTNCGADVTFDEAPERIVMLKSSAVPYLHDLGVMDRVTARAGAYPEEYYDPATLAELAKVPLLTDRMDTSGHLQISTEVVIAQQPDLVLGEVDNLSRDTLDAVGIPLLEEPAMCPDNTVVPTFDDIYRQLETYGRVFGRPAEAQTAITALKERMAKIQKVENRTAAVLYPTVGGGVTYAYGRTSMAHPQVEAAGFTNVFGDAEERVFEVTLEEILGRNPDVIILLYSDGDPAAVEKALTGLPGSEKLTAVAKGNVMTQLFNFTEPPSPLSVDGLERIVERFRVGA from the coding sequence ATGAAGGCACGCCTGGCCACGATCCTCGCCGCGACGCTGCTGATATCCGGGTGCGGCGAAGGGCCGGACGGCACCGCCGCCGCGGGTACGCCCGCGGGCTTCCCGTTCACGGTGACCAACTGCGGCGCCGACGTCACGTTCGACGAGGCGCCGGAGCGGATCGTGATGTTGAAGAGTTCGGCCGTACCGTATCTGCATGATCTTGGGGTGATGGACCGGGTCACGGCGCGCGCCGGGGCGTACCCGGAGGAGTACTACGACCCGGCCACGCTCGCGGAGCTGGCGAAGGTGCCGCTGCTGACGGACCGGATGGACACCAGCGGCCACCTGCAGATCTCCACGGAGGTGGTGATCGCGCAGCAGCCGGACCTGGTGCTCGGCGAGGTCGACAACCTCTCCCGGGACACGCTGGACGCGGTCGGCATCCCGCTGCTGGAGGAGCCGGCGATGTGCCCGGACAACACGGTCGTGCCGACGTTCGACGACATCTACCGGCAGCTGGAGACGTATGGCCGGGTGTTCGGCAGACCGGCCGAGGCGCAGACCGCGATCACGGCGCTGAAGGAGCGGATGGCGAAGATCCAGAAAGTGGAGAACCGTACCGCCGCGGTGCTCTACCCGACGGTCGGCGGCGGCGTCACCTACGCGTACGGCAGGACCAGCATGGCGCACCCGCAGGTCGAGGCCGCCGGGTTCACCAACGTGTTCGGCGACGCCGAGGAGCGGGTCTTCGAGGTGACGCTGGAGGAGATCCTCGGCCGGAACCCCGACGTGATCATCCTGCTGTACAGCGACGGCGACCCGGCCGCGGTGGAGAAGGCGCTGACCGGCCTGCCCGGCTCGGAGAAGCTCACGGCGGTCGCGAAGGGCAACGTGATGACCCAGCTGTTCAACTTCACCGAGCCGCCGTCGCCGCTGAGCGTGGACGGGCTGGAGCGGATCGTCGAGCGGTTCAGGGTCGGCGCATGA